In the genome of Listeria cossartiae subsp. cossartiae, one region contains:
- a CDS encoding sugar phosphate isomerase/epimerase family protein has translation MKLGVFTPLFANLPLEEMLDKVKAAGLDAVEIGTGGNPGNHHCPTDELLASEAARKEYLEKFTSRGLTISAFSCHDNPISPNKAEAAASDEILRKSIKLASLMNVPVVNTFSGTAGDSDDAKAPNWPVIPWPTVYSDIKTWQWETKLIPYWKEIGELAAASGVKIGIELHGGFLCHTPYTILKLREETNDAIGVNLDPSHLWWQGIDPVGAIKILGKAGAIHHFHAKDTYLDQDNINMYGLTDMQPYGDVQTRSWTFRSVGCGHSLTEWSDIMSALRTYGYDYVVSIEHEDPLMSIDEGFDRAVTNLQSILIKDKPLDMWWA, from the coding sequence ATGAAATTAGGCGTATTTACACCATTATTTGCTAATTTACCATTAGAAGAAATGTTAGATAAAGTGAAAGCAGCAGGACTTGACGCAGTAGAAATTGGAACGGGCGGGAATCCGGGAAATCACCACTGTCCAACAGATGAACTTTTGGCAAGCGAAGCAGCGCGCAAGGAATATTTGGAAAAATTTACGAGTCGTGGATTAACGATTAGTGCATTTAGTTGTCATGATAATCCGATTTCGCCCAATAAAGCAGAAGCGGCGGCATCCGATGAAATTTTACGCAAATCAATTAAACTAGCTTCCTTAATGAACGTCCCAGTTGTGAACACATTTTCCGGAACAGCTGGTGATAGCGATGATGCCAAAGCACCGAACTGGCCGGTTATTCCGTGGCCGACCGTTTATAGCGATATTAAAACGTGGCAATGGGAAACAAAACTTATTCCTTACTGGAAAGAAATTGGCGAGCTTGCAGCAGCTTCTGGCGTCAAAATTGGCATCGAATTGCACGGTGGTTTCTTATGCCACACACCGTACACCATTTTAAAATTGCGCGAAGAAACGAATGATGCTATTGGTGTTAATTTAGATCCAAGTCATTTATGGTGGCAAGGAATTGACCCAGTTGGCGCGATTAAAATCTTAGGAAAAGCGGGCGCAATTCATCATTTCCATGCAAAAGATACTTATCTGGATCAAGATAATATTAATATGTATGGTTTAACTGATATGCAACCATATGGCGATGTGCAAACGAGAAGCTGGACATTCCGTTCGGTGGGTTGTGGCCATAGTCTGACAGAATGGTCGGATATTATGAGCGCGCTTAGAACATATGGTTACGATTACGTAGTCAGCATCGAACACGAAGATCCATTAATGTCGATTGATGAAGGTTTCGACCGCGCTGTTACAAACTTACAATCGATTTTAATTAAAGACAAACCACTGGATATGTGGTGGGCTTAA
- a CDS encoding MBL fold metallo-hydrolase gives MTKIKRIMTGIIQENCYIIYQDNVALIVDPGAEANKIEAEITKLGVKPVAVLLTHCHYDHIGALEEIRKTYDIPVYVSPLEQEWLSNPELNLSAHITGQAIVAQPAEQEFTLGDYNIEGFRFKVVPTPGHSIGSVSFIFDEFAVVGDALFKGSIGRTDLFTGDFDTLINSIKTQLFVLPDDFPAYSGHGDATTIGHEKKTNPYFN, from the coding sequence ATGACAAAAATCAAACGAATTATGACAGGAATAATCCAAGAAAATTGTTATATCATTTATCAAGATAATGTAGCGTTAATTGTTGACCCGGGCGCAGAAGCGAATAAAATCGAAGCAGAAATTACAAAATTAGGCGTAAAACCAGTTGCCGTTTTACTAACGCATTGCCACTATGATCATATTGGTGCTTTGGAAGAAATCCGGAAAACTTATGATATTCCCGTATATGTTAGTCCGCTAGAGCAAGAATGGCTTTCAAATCCAGAGTTAAACTTATCAGCGCATATCACAGGTCAAGCAATTGTGGCCCAACCTGCGGAACAAGAGTTCACGTTAGGTGATTATAATATAGAAGGTTTTCGTTTTAAAGTGGTACCGACACCAGGACATTCTATCGGTAGTGTAAGTTTTATTTTTGATGAGTTTGCGGTTGTTGGTGATGCCTTATTTAAAGGTAGCATTGGACGTACTGATTTATTTACAGGTGATTTTGATACGTTAATTAATAGTATTAAAACACAGCTATTCGTGCTTCCAGATGACTTCCCAGCCTATTCAGGACACGGCGATGCAACGACAATCGGCCACGAAAAGAAAACAAATCCATATTTCAACTAA
- a CDS encoding Crp/Fnr family transcriptional regulator gives MNTLEKRQHEILTNPLHFCKKSGDFAKHSMSIKLSKNELFDVDFVTGIYFVEKGIVMKGTQIDDYIGYDQLLKHGDVCNFSSFMSSDLKRNIGAKLLSPSSSVITAVDRDFFIFMVEKHISIEEFMLYQSKKEIMVLQRRCLLNTLKVKDRVKHVIAAIGYEYGISNGDNIQIPQELSTTFLSKFMGITREYLSLTLSELKKEGYLLNTKIPVVINVEKLFNEIPYESLIL, from the coding sequence TTGAACACATTAGAGAAACGACAACATGAAATTTTGACCAATCCACTTCATTTTTGTAAGAAGTCTGGAGATTTTGCTAAACATAGTATGAGTATTAAACTTTCAAAAAATGAACTATTTGACGTCGACTTTGTAACAGGTATCTATTTTGTTGAAAAAGGTATCGTTATGAAAGGAACACAAATTGATGATTATATCGGCTATGATCAATTACTAAAACATGGGGATGTATGTAATTTTTCATCGTTTATGTCTTCAGATTTGAAACGCAATATTGGGGCTAAATTATTATCACCAAGTTCTAGTGTTATTACAGCAGTAGATAGAGATTTTTTCATTTTTATGGTGGAAAAACACATTAGCATCGAAGAATTTATGTTATATCAATCGAAAAAAGAAATCATGGTACTTCAACGCCGCTGCTTGCTTAATACGCTTAAAGTGAAAGATCGCGTGAAACATGTTATTGCTGCGATTGGTTACGAATATGGTATTTCCAATGGTGATAACATTCAAATTCCACAAGAATTGTCTACTACATTTTTATCTAAATTCATGGGTATTACAAGAGAATATCTTAGTTTAACGCTTAGTGAACTGAAAAAAGAAGGTTACTTATTAAACACAAAAATTCCTGTTGTAATAAATGTAGAAAAACTTTTCAATGAAATTCCCTACGAATCATTAATTTTATAA
- a CDS encoding sugar phosphate isomerase/epimerase family protein, which translates to MKAKIALQLWSVQEACEDDFFGTLEKVAEMGYDGVEFAGYYGKSASEIKAKLVELGLEVAGSHISKEQLEADLEAVIAFERELGNSYIICPYADFETKQEWLEFSAELRGITKAVQQTGMQFGYHNHAHELEKLDDEIILDALLENVPEMVAELDTYWIEHAGIGVIPFIEKYRNRVPLVHIKDKSSTTKESTIIGEGILDVPGYVKTALDAGTKWLVIEQEAFEEEPLTSVAKGYSYVANLLEGNYYDTRNSMERIFT; encoded by the coding sequence ATGAAAGCAAAAATAGCTTTGCAGTTGTGGAGTGTTCAGGAAGCTTGCGAGGATGATTTTTTTGGAACGCTGGAAAAAGTGGCGGAAATGGGTTATGACGGCGTAGAATTTGCTGGTTATTACGGCAAATCTGCGAGTGAAATTAAAGCGAAGTTAGTGGAACTTGGACTAGAGGTTGCGGGTTCGCATATAAGTAAAGAACAACTGGAAGCGGATTTAGAAGCGGTAATTGCTTTTGAGCGTGAATTAGGTAATAGCTATATTATTTGTCCGTACGCAGATTTTGAAACGAAACAAGAATGGCTTGAATTCAGCGCGGAACTTCGCGGGATTACGAAAGCTGTGCAACAAACGGGAATGCAATTTGGCTATCATAATCATGCCCATGAGCTAGAAAAATTGGATGACGAGATTATTTTAGATGCTTTACTTGAAAATGTACCGGAGATGGTTGCCGAATTAGATACGTATTGGATAGAGCACGCCGGCATTGGTGTTATTCCTTTTATCGAAAAATATCGTAACCGGGTGCCACTTGTCCATATAAAAGATAAATCAAGCACGACCAAAGAAAGCACGATTATCGGCGAGGGAATTCTTGATGTTCCTGGTTATGTGAAAACGGCGCTTGACGCTGGAACAAAATGGCTAGTTATCGAGCAAGAAGCATTTGAGGAAGAACCACTAACAAGTGTTGCCAAAGGTTATAGCTATGTAGCGAATTTATTGGAGGGGAATTATTATGACACGCGTAACAGTATGGAACGAATTTTTACATGA
- a CDS encoding DUF4870 domain-containing protein, giving the protein MNDHRVLNALSYFSILFAPIIVPVLIWIFAKSEEVSHHAKVALLTHIIPTIAGFLSFSSLFVTALLNGGIFTGMSFFLTGSLFIFTLIAVVGLFIYNIVRGIQMLCAKREEDIWI; this is encoded by the coding sequence ATGAATGATCATCGGGTTTTAAATGCTTTAAGTTATTTTAGCATTTTGTTTGCACCAATTATTGTTCCAGTTTTGATTTGGATTTTTGCAAAATCAGAAGAAGTTTCACATCATGCTAAAGTGGCTCTGCTAACTCATATTATTCCTACTATCGCTGGTTTTTTAAGCTTCTCTAGTTTGTTCGTTACAGCTTTGTTAAATGGCGGCATTTTTACTGGTATGAGCTTTTTCCTAACTGGCAGCTTATTTATCTTTACGCTCATCGCAGTAGTTGGTCTATTTATTTATAATATTGTGCGTGGAATTCAAATGCTATGCGCAAAAAGAGAAGAAGACATTTGGATTTAA
- the gadR gene encoding acid resistance transcriptional regulator GadR: MSEYLEIPELNKAFPFRSFVNEGEVLVYPHWHKEIEIIYALKGSLNLGVNDMPIQLKEGEIQVINGGDVHYFLASPNSERIVIQFDLSLFQEEMQMDGQNQTLREILTEMAHLSREWPEETVSKMQSLIINIHAESSGESPGKHYILKADLLAIIGLIYREIPQIKTQPDSVISEEAVLKSQETLHKLDQIFSYVEKHYQEPVSLQEVADYTGFSTYYFTKFFKRNTGMTFVTFLNDYRLNKAKWMLLNEAFPVTEVAELAGFSSVKTFHHAFKRAMGVAPLKYRKTIYGNN; the protein is encoded by the coding sequence ATGAGTGAATACTTGGAAATTCCAGAATTAAATAAAGCTTTTCCGTTCCGTTCGTTTGTCAATGAAGGCGAAGTGCTCGTTTATCCGCATTGGCACAAAGAAATTGAAATTATTTATGCGCTAAAAGGTAGCCTAAATCTTGGCGTAAATGATATGCCAATTCAATTAAAAGAAGGCGAGATTCAAGTAATTAATGGAGGCGATGTTCATTATTTTCTAGCTTCACCAAATAGTGAACGTATCGTGATTCAATTTGATTTAAGTTTATTTCAAGAAGAAATGCAAATGGACGGTCAAAACCAAACATTGCGCGAAATACTGACAGAAATGGCGCATTTAAGCAGGGAATGGCCAGAAGAAACGGTTTCTAAAATGCAATCGTTAATCATAAATATCCATGCCGAATCAAGCGGCGAAAGTCCCGGCAAGCACTACATTCTTAAAGCCGATCTCCTAGCGATTATCGGTTTAATCTACCGTGAAATTCCTCAAATAAAAACGCAACCGGATAGCGTTATCTCAGAAGAAGCAGTCCTCAAATCCCAAGAAACCCTACATAAATTAGATCAAATTTTTTCCTATGTCGAAAAGCATTACCAAGAGCCTGTTAGTTTGCAAGAAGTGGCGGATTATACTGGATTTAGTACCTATTATTTCACTAAGTTTTTTAAACGAAATACAGGTATGACTTTCGTGACTTTTTTAAATGATTATCGGCTGAATAAGGCAAAATGGATGCTGTTAAATGAAGCCTTTCCAGTAACAGAAGTGGCCGAGCTAGCTGGTTTTAGTAGCGTGAAAACCTTTCATCATGCGTTTAAGCGGGCGATGGGTGTGGCGCCGTTAAAATACAGAAAGACAATATACGGGAATAATTAA
- a CDS encoding TetR/AcrR family transcriptional regulator — MDRRVKKTKKAFNQSLFSLLDQKPFQQITITDIVTEADVNRGTFYKHYRDKEELLDSIVEEILTDLKNAYQDPYLHTAHFSIQALTPSMIKIFDHVYAHQSFYKQVIKSTIRPSFQNQVCDVIRELILADVASFSDSSSADALLLATYQAHAIFGMIVFWAEENFSHSPQYLSEQLLHIIHAKNQKV; from the coding sequence ATGGATAGACGGGTTAAAAAAACAAAGAAAGCCTTCAACCAATCCCTTTTTTCCCTACTTGACCAAAAGCCTTTTCAGCAAATTACTATTACGGATATCGTTACCGAAGCAGATGTTAACCGTGGGACTTTTTATAAGCATTACCGTGACAAAGAGGAACTTTTGGACAGCATTGTGGAAGAAATTTTGACCGATTTAAAAAATGCTTATCAAGATCCTTATTTGCATACAGCTCATTTTTCCATTCAAGCACTTACACCGTCCATGATAAAAATATTTGACCATGTATATGCGCATCAGTCCTTCTATAAACAAGTTATCAAATCGACCATTCGACCAAGTTTTCAAAATCAGGTGTGCGATGTTATTCGCGAACTTATATTAGCAGATGTTGCTAGTTTTTCAGATAGCTCGAGTGCTGATGCGTTGTTACTCGCCACTTACCAAGCACACGCGATTTTTGGTATGATTGTTTTTTGGGCAGAAGAGAATTTTTCCCATTCCCCGCAATATCTGTCGGAACAACTCCTTCATATCATTCATGCCAAAAATCAAAAAGTATAA
- the gloA gene encoding lactoylglutathione lyase: MTAKMLHTCIRVKNLTESIAFYEKALGLKEVRRKDFPDFEFTLVYMAFEEGGFELELTYNYDQKEAYDLGNGYGHLAVGVPDVRALLKEHQAAGYTVTDLKGLPGEEPFYYFLTDPDGYKTEIIQDGAL, translated from the coding sequence ATGACTGCAAAAATGTTACATACATGTATCCGCGTAAAAAACTTAACGGAATCCATTGCTTTCTATGAAAAAGCATTAGGACTAAAAGAAGTTCGCCGCAAAGACTTCCCAGATTTTGAATTCACATTAGTTTATATGGCATTTGAAGAAGGTGGCTTCGAATTAGAATTAACCTACAATTATGACCAAAAAGAAGCTTACGATTTAGGTAATGGTTATGGTCATCTTGCTGTTGGCGTTCCTGATGTGCGCGCTTTACTAAAAGAACACCAAGCTGCTGGCTACACTGTTACAGACTTAAAAGGACTTCCCGGCGAAGAACCTTTCTATTATTTCTTAACAGACCCAGATGGTTATAAAACCGAAATCATTCAAGATGGTGCTTTATAA
- a CDS encoding Gfo/Idh/MocA family protein, with the protein MTLKVGIIGCGGIANGKHMPSLLKAEKAEMVAFCDIVLEKAEAAAKEFGNENASVYTNYEELLQDKSIDVIHVCTPNISHAEISIAAMEAGKHVMCEKPMAKTTEEAKSMIAAAERTGKKLTIGYQNRFRKDSDYLHQVCENGELGDIYYAKAKAIRRRAVPTWGVFLDEEAQGGGPLIDIGTHALDLTLWMMDNYKPKYVVGNSYHQLAKKENAANAWGSWDPKKFTVEDSAFGFITMENGATIVLEASWALNTLDVGEARTSLSGTEGGADMEDGLRINGEAHSQMFEKKIQLEAGGVDFYDGTGDDPALIEAEQWLEAILNNTDPVVKPEQALVVTQILEAIYESSKTGQPVYFN; encoded by the coding sequence ATGACATTAAAAGTTGGGATTATTGGTTGTGGAGGCATTGCAAACGGGAAACATATGCCAAGTTTATTAAAAGCTGAAAAAGCAGAAATGGTTGCTTTTTGCGATATCGTTTTAGAGAAAGCCGAAGCAGCTGCAAAAGAATTTGGAAACGAAAATGCAAGCGTATACACAAATTATGAAGAATTACTCCAAGATAAATCCATCGATGTCATTCATGTTTGTACACCAAATATTTCTCATGCAGAGATTTCTATCGCGGCAATGGAAGCCGGAAAACACGTTATGTGCGAAAAACCAATGGCAAAAACGACCGAAGAAGCGAAAAGCATGATTGCAGCCGCAGAGCGTACTGGCAAAAAGCTAACAATTGGTTATCAAAATAGATTCCGCAAAGACTCTGACTACTTACACCAAGTTTGCGAAAATGGGGAACTAGGTGATATTTATTACGCAAAAGCAAAAGCAATTCGTCGTCGTGCAGTGCCAACTTGGGGCGTATTTTTAGATGAAGAAGCACAAGGTGGAGGTCCGCTAATCGATATTGGAACACACGCACTTGATTTAACACTTTGGATGATGGATAACTATAAACCGAAATATGTAGTAGGAAACAGTTATCATCAACTTGCGAAGAAAGAAAATGCTGCCAATGCTTGGGGCTCATGGGATCCGAAGAAATTTACGGTAGAAGATTCCGCATTTGGTTTTATCACGATGGAAAACGGTGCGACCATTGTTTTAGAAGCAAGTTGGGCGCTTAACACATTAGATGTTGGGGAAGCGAGAACCTCTCTTTCTGGAACAGAAGGCGGCGCAGATATGGAAGACGGATTACGGATCAACGGCGAAGCACACAGCCAAATGTTTGAAAAGAAAATTCAATTAGAAGCAGGCGGGGTGGACTTTTATGATGGTACAGGAGATGACCCAGCTTTAATCGAAGCAGAACAATGGTTAGAAGCTATTTTGAATAATACAGATCCTGTTGTAAAACCAGAGCAAGCACTTGTTGTAACGCAAATTTTAGAAGCTATCTATGAATCATCTAAAACAGGTCAACCAGTTTATTTTAATTAA
- a CDS encoding Crp/Fnr family transcriptional regulator, producing MHSDEEIFKETTTKSLLQLLKKDYHFHDYCYQEIIPRGKEIKMNHAKGFKIYLVESGYFSYCLQNEYGDSGIISFVSSEIAINLIPLIKEEPEESVLRSLTEVHCWVLDPEFVERVLDESGQKANYLLSNLLYTRKVYFKASKRNFMKKERRIRACLKEIGLYMGRVTKDKEYILPDEITNSILAQYANTTREYTNIIVLKLRKEGILDDSYKPWVIKKIDTL from the coding sequence ATGCATTCAGATGAGGAAATTTTCAAAGAAACAACCACAAAATCACTGCTTCAATTATTAAAAAAAGATTATCACTTTCATGATTATTGTTATCAAGAAATTATCCCTAGAGGCAAAGAAATCAAAATGAACCACGCAAAAGGTTTCAAAATTTACTTAGTAGAAAGCGGCTATTTCTCTTATTGCCTTCAAAATGAATATGGCGACTCTGGGATTATTAGTTTTGTAAGTAGCGAAATTGCGATTAATTTGATTCCGCTAATTAAAGAAGAACCAGAAGAGTCTGTATTACGTAGTTTGACGGAGGTTCATTGCTGGGTGCTTGATCCTGAATTTGTCGAACGTGTTTTAGACGAATCAGGTCAAAAAGCGAACTATTTATTATCTAATTTGCTTTATACAAGAAAAGTTTATTTCAAAGCGAGCAAACGTAATTTTATGAAGAAAGAACGCCGTATTAGAGCGTGTTTGAAAGAGATTGGCTTATATATGGGAAGAGTGACAAAGGATAAAGAATACATTTTACCGGATGAAATCACTAATTCTATTTTAGCCCAATATGCGAACACGACACGTGAATATACGAATATTATCGTGCTGAAACTACGAAAAGAAGGAATTTTAGATGATAGTTATAAGCCATGGGTTATCAAAAAAATCGACACACTTTAA
- a CDS encoding GGDEF domain-containing protein, which translates to MVQQLVSNAAILLAGFYIISLVYKEPITKELSTNRKMVIGIWAGLLGFALMIFGIPISNNVIVDLRHIPIIMVGFYGGPIPAIVSAMIISASRFLISVNSAAVMAGIVMMLIGIITALFSKRLEKFKIWGVFILNVIACGFVVVNLHLILAREANYWINMSIFVTIALVIGVIAAGLMSNMIKSKQLFQKYEQDSTLDYLTRLSNVRQFDEKINHVMDAGSRQVTLMLIDIDYFKNINDTYGHDAGDAILKQLAVILKASTTDGSEAFRNGGEEFSIVLLDCSIEEGNDVAERVRKETEENDFIIPNGQIVKITISVGVSGSKDGANTSEGLFKSADEALYKAKLTGRNRVCIADGN; encoded by the coding sequence TTGGTCCAACAGTTGGTAAGTAATGCAGCGATTCTACTCGCAGGATTTTATATTATTTCCTTAGTTTATAAAGAACCAATTACAAAAGAATTATCGACAAATAGAAAAATGGTAATCGGAATATGGGCCGGGCTTCTTGGTTTTGCGCTGATGATTTTCGGGATTCCGATTTCGAATAATGTGATTGTTGATTTGCGTCACATTCCAATTATAATGGTAGGTTTTTATGGTGGGCCGATTCCAGCAATTGTGTCTGCTATGATTATTTCTGCATCACGCTTCTTAATTTCAGTGAATTCTGCGGCTGTTATGGCGGGAATTGTTATGATGTTGATTGGCATAATAACAGCACTTTTTAGCAAACGCTTAGAAAAATTCAAAATTTGGGGCGTTTTTATTTTGAATGTGATTGCATGTGGTTTTGTCGTGGTTAATTTGCATTTAATTTTAGCGAGGGAGGCTAATTACTGGATCAATATGTCGATATTTGTAACGATTGCGCTTGTCATCGGTGTCATTGCAGCTGGATTAATGAGTAACATGATTAAATCGAAGCAACTTTTTCAAAAATATGAGCAGGATTCTACGCTAGATTATTTGACGAGATTATCGAATGTAAGACAATTTGATGAAAAAATCAATCATGTGATGGATGCGGGAAGTCGGCAGGTCACACTGATGTTAATCGATATTGATTATTTTAAAAATATTAATGATACATATGGTCACGATGCCGGTGATGCGATTTTAAAACAATTGGCAGTGATTTTAAAGGCGAGCACAACAGACGGTTCAGAAGCTTTTAGAAATGGCGGAGAAGAGTTCTCGATTGTGTTGTTGGATTGTTCGATAGAAGAGGGAAATGATGTGGCTGAACGAGTGAGGAAAGAAACGGAAGAGAATGATTTTATTATTCCAAACGGCCAAATAGTGAAAATAACGATTTCGGTTGGCGTGAGCGGGAGTAAAGATGGCGCAAACACAAGTGAAGGTTTATTTAAATCTGCGGATGAAGCGTTGTATAAAGCAAAATTAACGGGGAGAAATCGGGTTTGTATCGCGGATGGAAACTAG
- a CDS encoding ThuA domain-containing protein produces the protein MTRVTVWNEFLHEKEDDAVLAIYPDGIHGQIASFLEKAGLDAKTATLEEPEHGLTEEVLANTDVLIWWGHMGHDRVEDKIVDRVQKRVLEGMGLVVLHSGHMSKIFMRLMGTSCDLKWREANEKERLWVVDPTHPIAKGIGEFIELDEEEMYGEHFDIPTPDELIFLGWFEGGEVFRSGITYKRGNGRIFYFQPGHESYPTYHHPDIQQVIINGVHWCAEGRKNYPAYGNHQPLEKIGRK, from the coding sequence ATGACACGCGTAACAGTATGGAACGAATTTTTACATGAAAAAGAAGATGATGCGGTACTGGCGATTTATCCAGACGGCATTCACGGTCAAATTGCTAGTTTTCTAGAAAAAGCAGGACTTGATGCAAAAACGGCTACTTTAGAAGAACCGGAACACGGACTTACGGAAGAAGTTTTAGCGAACACGGATGTTTTGATTTGGTGGGGACACATGGGACATGACCGTGTGGAAGATAAAATCGTCGACCGTGTCCAAAAGCGCGTTTTAGAAGGAATGGGGCTTGTCGTACTTCATTCAGGTCATATGTCAAAAATCTTTATGCGTTTAATGGGAACAAGTTGCGACCTAAAATGGCGTGAAGCAAACGAAAAAGAGCGACTATGGGTAGTTGACCCGACGCACCCAATCGCTAAAGGAATCGGCGAATTTATCGAGCTCGATGAAGAAGAAATGTACGGCGAGCATTTTGATATCCCAACACCAGACGAATTGATTTTCTTAGGTTGGTTTGAAGGTGGCGAAGTTTTCCGGAGCGGAATCACGTACAAAAGAGGAAACGGTCGGATTTTCTACTTCCAACCAGGCCACGAATCCTATCCAACCTACCACCATCCGGATATCCAACAAGTCATTATTAACGGCGTCCACTGGTGCGCAGAAGGCCGGAAAAATTATCCAGCATACGGAAATCACCAACCACTTGAAAAAATAGGGAGGAAATAA
- a CDS encoding SDR family oxidoreductase, producing the protein MGKLTGKVAVVTGAASGMGQQIAILFAKEGAKVVVADLNLEAAQETVELVEKEQGTGLAVVANVTKQDDIEKMINQAVETFGTLDILVNNAGIMDNFVPAGELTDELWDKVFAINTTGVMRATREALHIFEEKGQGVIVNIASAGGLFGSRAGAAYTASKHAVVGFTKNVGFQYANKNIRCNAIAPGAVNTNIGTTIYAPDAFGQERAMIGMGINPRAGDASEIAKVALFLASDDASFVNGTVITADAGWTAY; encoded by the coding sequence ATGGGGAAATTAACTGGAAAAGTAGCAGTAGTAACTGGTGCGGCTTCTGGAATGGGGCAACAAATTGCGATTCTTTTTGCCAAAGAGGGCGCGAAAGTAGTCGTGGCGGATTTGAATTTAGAGGCAGCGCAGGAAACGGTTGAGTTAGTTGAAAAAGAACAAGGCACCGGACTTGCGGTTGTCGCGAATGTAACCAAACAAGACGATATTGAAAAAATGATCAATCAAGCAGTGGAGACATTTGGAACGCTAGATATTTTAGTAAACAATGCAGGAATTATGGATAATTTTGTCCCAGCTGGTGAATTAACAGATGAGCTTTGGGATAAAGTGTTTGCGATAAACACAACGGGCGTGATGCGCGCCACTCGAGAAGCACTCCATATCTTTGAAGAAAAAGGCCAAGGTGTGATTGTTAATATCGCTTCCGCCGGCGGACTATTTGGCTCCAGAGCAGGTGCGGCTTATACAGCGTCGAAACATGCGGTTGTTGGTTTTACGAAAAATGTTGGCTTCCAATATGCGAATAAAAACATTCGGTGTAACGCCATTGCGCCAGGAGCAGTAAATACGAATATCGGCACAACGATTTATGCGCCAGATGCGTTTGGCCAAGAACGGGCGATGATTGGAATGGGCATTAATCCTCGAGCTGGAGATGCTTCTGAAATTGCTAAAGTCGCACTGTTTTTAGCTTCTGATGATGCTAGTTTTGTTAATGGAACAGTTATTACAGCGGATGCAGGTTGGACCGCTTACTAA